The following proteins come from a genomic window of Actinomarinicola tropica:
- a CDS encoding phospholipase D family protein, which translates to MLPPDRREVLLDMLRPPVGYRLDAAVGTTFTLSLDAALVVPLAFASFRLSGTSDPIAVMEAVRSAADRVDVFCQAGQVTVPMQASGLFAFLEPMVHEVRRPRPGHLFHPKVWFLRYTADGETPWLRLLCMTRNLTDDASWDLAVRLDADEGAQSYSDNQPLARFIEALPGMATGPLPAERAARIRRLVTAAHRAEWEYPDDVNEIAFWPLGIGASESPRFDGYRHLVVAPFLNDGGLARLIPSPSTDSTVVSRVEDLERLSPATLETLGSTKIMNSAADLDDPEAEELRDRDRLAGLHAKMVVVERSQRAHVFIGSANATDAAYGGNVEMMVELVGGASKLGVERLLGTTDGFGTLLEPYSPLGDAPDDPTEEALRLLRELLRTAAEANFVATVVRDGESYRERITADRLAVPSGVRLTAELITLPGTAAQIDDRRPLDSTLGPLALDQVTPFLVLRASTNGPGGEQLHQATVVRCHLVDDPDGRLDEILARQVDTPEKFLRFLLLLLGIADPSVLMADTGGSAGGSWSIAGTSNGVFELLARAASDRPEALDDLDRLVGRLQATTTGATVLPDGFDAVWQVISAARAELAKLHRTATP; encoded by the coding sequence ATGCTGCCGCCTGACCGCCGCGAGGTCCTCCTCGACATGCTGCGTCCGCCGGTCGGCTACCGGCTCGACGCCGCTGTCGGCACCACCTTCACCCTCAGCCTCGACGCGGCCTTGGTCGTCCCGCTCGCCTTCGCGTCGTTCCGGCTGTCCGGCACGAGCGACCCGATCGCCGTGATGGAGGCCGTGCGCTCCGCAGCCGACCGCGTCGATGTCTTCTGTCAGGCAGGCCAGGTGACCGTCCCGATGCAGGCCAGCGGGCTCTTCGCCTTCCTCGAGCCGATGGTCCACGAGGTCCGGCGCCCGCGACCCGGTCACCTCTTCCACCCCAAGGTCTGGTTCCTCCGGTACACCGCGGACGGAGAGACGCCGTGGCTGCGGCTCCTCTGCATGACCCGAAACCTCACCGACGACGCCAGCTGGGACCTCGCCGTCCGACTCGACGCCGACGAAGGGGCCCAGTCCTACAGCGACAACCAGCCACTCGCCCGGTTCATCGAAGCCCTCCCCGGCATGGCAACGGGCCCGCTCCCTGCTGAACGGGCGGCACGCATCCGCCGTCTCGTCACCGCGGCGCATCGAGCGGAGTGGGAGTACCCCGACGACGTGAACGAGATCGCCTTCTGGCCGCTCGGGATCGGCGCGTCGGAGTCTCCGCGGTTCGACGGCTATCGGCACCTCGTCGTCGCTCCCTTCCTCAACGACGGCGGTCTCGCGCGCCTCATCCCGAGCCCCTCGACCGACTCCACGGTCGTGTCCCGGGTCGAGGACCTCGAGCGCCTCTCACCGGCGACCCTGGAGACGCTCGGCTCGACGAAGATCATGAACTCGGCGGCCGACCTCGACGATCCCGAGGCCGAGGAGCTGCGCGACCGAGACCGACTGGCGGGGCTGCACGCAAAGATGGTCGTCGTCGAACGCAGCCAAAGGGCCCACGTCTTCATCGGGTCGGCCAACGCCACCGACGCGGCCTACGGCGGCAACGTCGAGATGATGGTCGAGCTGGTCGGGGGAGCGTCCAAGCTGGGCGTCGAACGTCTGCTCGGCACCACCGACGGCTTCGGCACGCTCCTCGAGCCCTACTCACCGTTGGGCGACGCTCCGGACGATCCGACTGAGGAGGCGCTCCGACTCTTGCGGGAGCTCCTTCGGACCGCCGCCGAGGCGAACTTCGTCGCAACCGTCGTGCGGGACGGTGAGTCGTACCGCGAGCGCATCACCGCCGACCGGCTCGCCGTCCCGAGCGGCGTTCGCCTGACAGCAGAGCTCATCACCCTCCCAGGCACAGCGGCGCAGATCGACGACCGACGACCGCTCGACAGCACGCTGGGGCCGCTCGCACTCGACCAGGTCACCCCGTTCCTGGTCCTTCGAGCCTCGACCAACGGCCCAGGAGGCGAGCAGTTGCACCAGGCGACGGTGGTCCGCTGCCACCTCGTCGATGACCCCGACGGCCGACTCGACGAGATCCTCGCCCGCCAGGTGGACACCCCCGAGAAGTTCCTCCGCTTCCTGCTCCTGCTGCTCGGCATCGCCGACCCATCCGTGCTGATGGCCGACACCGGTGGCAGCGCTGGCGGCTCATGGTCGATTGCCGGGACGAGCAACGGCGTCTTCGAGCTCCTCGCACGCGCCGCATCGGACCGACCTGAGGCGCTGGACGACCTCGATCGGCTCGTCGGGCGACTGCAGGCCACGACCACGGGAGCGACTGTGCTCCCCGACGGGTTCGACGCCGTGTGGCAGGTCATCAGTGCAGCGCGAGCCGAGTTGGCGAAGCTCCACAGGACGGCGACGCCATGA
- a CDS encoding SIR2 family protein: MPGHLFITHGDLRHLACDAILVPSGAAPRGRDPRPHVAKHWRKVLPVEALDGPYLRQSFARNRSTRQLTSTRSAAGPTIWVGDTARDRDQSAADLAEVVAEFIQRASAQATNPERPRPLDHRRPLVAFPLVGTGDGFHSQSKGDVVKAVVQRALGAVKTHDVDAVLVAYDPAAYAAAQQARSRYARPPLQLLPAAQATFDRVRDEARDGRLVLFLGAGASMGAGLPSWRTLVNGLIEETLGPDRPSDSQLGRMDVRDIATLIEKSGQPKGFRDLIVDQIAVGPRETPRVSLLHQLMASLPAHEAVTTNYDTLFETAWSDTGRTPTILPRDGQVLSRDWLLKLHGSVDDKERIVLSRGDYLRFEREASALAGLVHAALLTRHLLFVGYSLSDDNFHRIVHQVRDLQPVDQKGATNVLGTVFTPDEPTVMQQLWKPELPILSTHRKRLRASSAVRDQAILLDRLAAEASPPGRHLLDESYDAVFNEGERQLRTAIDDLLTLVEAERVAGKVIRPALRAEVRSALERFQSQTPTTKSS; this comes from the coding sequence ATGCCCGGACATCTGTTCATCACCCACGGCGACCTGCGCCACCTCGCCTGCGACGCGATCCTCGTGCCGTCGGGCGCCGCTCCACGTGGGCGCGACCCACGCCCCCATGTGGCCAAGCACTGGCGCAAAGTCCTTCCCGTCGAGGCGCTGGATGGCCCCTACCTCCGTCAGTCCTTCGCCCGGAATCGCTCGACACGGCAACTGACCTCCACTCGTTCGGCAGCGGGTCCGACGATCTGGGTCGGCGACACCGCACGGGACCGCGACCAGAGCGCAGCGGACCTGGCTGAGGTGGTCGCCGAGTTCATCCAACGGGCGAGCGCTCAGGCGACCAACCCGGAGCGTCCGAGGCCACTCGACCACCGCCGGCCTCTTGTTGCGTTCCCGCTCGTGGGGACAGGCGACGGGTTTCACTCCCAGTCGAAGGGCGACGTCGTGAAGGCGGTCGTGCAGCGCGCTCTGGGAGCAGTGAAGACCCACGATGTCGACGCTGTTCTCGTCGCCTACGACCCGGCCGCCTACGCCGCCGCTCAGCAGGCCCGCAGCCGCTACGCGCGACCTCCGCTGCAACTGCTACCTGCGGCTCAAGCCACGTTCGACCGCGTCAGGGACGAAGCTCGCGACGGACGACTCGTCCTGTTCCTCGGTGCGGGCGCCTCGATGGGTGCCGGACTCCCGTCCTGGCGAACCCTCGTGAACGGGCTCATCGAGGAGACCCTGGGTCCCGACCGACCGTCTGACTCCCAACTCGGCCGGATGGACGTCCGCGACATCGCCACGCTGATCGAGAAGTCGGGCCAGCCAAAGGGCTTCCGCGACCTCATCGTCGACCAGATCGCAGTTGGTCCTCGCGAGACGCCTCGAGTCAGCCTCCTCCACCAGCTGATGGCGTCGCTACCCGCACACGAGGCCGTCACGACGAACTACGACACCCTGTTCGAGACCGCCTGGAGCGACACCGGCAGGACGCCGACGATCCTCCCGCGTGACGGCCAGGTACTCAGCCGGGACTGGCTCCTGAAGCTGCACGGGTCCGTAGACGACAAGGAGCGCATCGTCCTCTCCCGTGGCGACTACCTCCGCTTCGAACGCGAAGCGAGCGCGCTTGCGGGTCTCGTGCACGCCGCTCTTCTGACTCGGCACCTTCTGTTCGTCGGATACTCGCTGAGCGACGACAACTTCCACCGCATCGTCCACCAAGTGCGCGACCTCCAGCCCGTCGATCAGAAGGGCGCAACCAACGTGCTGGGAACCGTCTTCACGCCCGACGAACCCACCGTGATGCAGCAGCTGTGGAAGCCAGAGCTCCCGATCCTCTCGACGCACAGGAAGCGGTTGCGGGCCAGTTCGGCTGTGCGCGACCAGGCGATCCTCCTCGACCGACTGGCCGCGGAGGCCTCCCCGCCAGGACGCCACCTCCTCGACGAGTCCTACGACGCCGTGTTCAACGAGGGCGAACGTCAGCTCCGAACGGCGATCGACGACCTCCTGACGCTCGTCGAGGCCGAAAGGGTCGCTGGCAAGGTGATCCGGCCTGCTCTGCGTGCCGAGGTTCGATCCGCCCTCGAACGCTTCCAGTCCCAGACGCCCACCACGAAGTCGTCATGA
- a CDS encoding 8-oxoguanine DNA glycosylase OGG fold protein, translated as MADDPTLAIPFPSGHLLRSSDHGAVTLRPATWAAYKAIAATVDAPESITRAALADAARETLAAPSPDALRRLFALTMMWGSGTSNGRGPRNTNTALRSLGLDSALAQSLDRLQDGDVGGAFLLHRKVPGVGPAFFTKWLWVVGTASGASPRPLILDSLVWTALGELGWDSRLAAGTRSWGARYVAYLTACERWAEAAGDRWTPEDIEYSLFVWGRGD; from the coding sequence ATGGCTGACGATCCCACCCTCGCCATCCCTTTTCCCTCTGGTCACCTGCTGAGGAGCAGCGACCACGGCGCCGTGACGCTACGACCAGCGACCTGGGCGGCCTACAAGGCGATCGCCGCCACGGTCGACGCCCCAGAGTCGATCACGCGCGCCGCGCTCGCCGACGCCGCCCGGGAGACGCTGGCTGCTCCCAGCCCGGATGCCCTCCGTCGACTGTTCGCGCTGACGATGATGTGGGGGTCCGGGACGAGCAACGGCCGTGGACCGCGCAACACCAACACGGCGCTCCGCAGCCTCGGGCTCGACTCGGCCCTGGCTCAGAGCCTCGACCGTCTCCAGGACGGTGATGTCGGCGGTGCGTTCCTCCTCCACCGCAAGGTGCCCGGTGTCGGGCCAGCGTTCTTCACCAAGTGGCTGTGGGTCGTCGGCACAGCCAGCGGCGCGTCCCCGCGACCCCTCATCCTCGACAGCCTGGTCTGGACGGCGCTGGGGGAGCTCGGTTGGGATAGCCGTCTCGCCGCCGGCACGCGCTCATGGGGAGCGCGGTATGTCGCCTACCTGACGGCCTGCGAACGCTGGGCGGAGGCCGCCGGCGACAGATGGACGCCGGAGGACATCGAGTACTCGCTGTTCGTCTGGGGCCGCGGCGACTGA
- a CDS encoding DUF6361 family protein: MSGFSTIAWIDQSSDQQRRVREIVRLFAQSESRDELGIGQIRDVYSNRLFPGTSVIQTRARYFLMVPWLFEYHAAKNRSGSELLRRVHASERYLIESIKRMGAADADIDTAGLIGSVAGAKVKILPSTIYWSGLTAYGILRQPLGPDELGLGPDSSDLDAASELTTRASTDWHPTLPPPPPGFPDQLDGGFQLRRDEAEWLRDIVLQAAPGTLLAHLISRDAPPATDSFGPWADPEAVSAAPDILDLVRDAERFSVVMHGAALLYNLLLAERYEALGLNSVDAPVDTYRALLEDWAGEAEDLSDRIRAWDLATWWPTIREHNPRIGPSTQRFVNEWVAMVRDGGRTRIADHVGARDLIAHREKIQKKAQARLTNERLLRSWNGSSGAAQLVYRWPLVRTLVTDVVTALHSDDAAA; the protein is encoded by the coding sequence ATGAGCGGCTTCTCGACGATCGCCTGGATCGACCAGTCGTCCGACCAGCAGCGTCGCGTGCGGGAGATCGTCCGCCTCTTCGCCCAATCCGAGAGCCGCGACGAACTAGGAATCGGCCAGATCCGCGACGTCTACTCCAACCGCCTGTTCCCCGGGACCTCGGTCATCCAGACCCGGGCTCGCTACTTCCTCATGGTGCCGTGGCTGTTCGAGTACCACGCGGCCAAGAACCGATCCGGCAGCGAGCTCCTTCGGCGAGTGCATGCCTCGGAGCGGTACCTCATCGAGTCGATCAAGCGGATGGGCGCCGCCGACGCCGACATCGACACCGCGGGCCTCATCGGCTCCGTGGCGGGCGCCAAGGTCAAGATCCTGCCGTCGACCATCTACTGGAGCGGACTGACCGCCTACGGGATCCTGCGCCAGCCGCTCGGCCCGGACGAGCTCGGCCTCGGTCCGGACTCGTCCGACCTCGACGCAGCCTCCGAGCTCACAACAAGAGCGTCCACCGACTGGCACCCGACCCTTCCTCCCCCGCCACCGGGCTTCCCCGACCAGCTCGACGGAGGCTTCCAGCTACGGCGCGACGAAGCCGAGTGGCTGCGCGACATCGTGCTCCAGGCGGCGCCCGGGACCCTGCTCGCCCACCTCATCTCCCGTGACGCTCCCCCGGCGACCGACAGCTTCGGCCCGTGGGCCGATCCCGAGGCCGTCTCGGCCGCACCCGACATCCTCGACCTCGTGCGCGACGCCGAACGCTTCTCAGTGGTCATGCACGGCGCGGCGCTCCTCTACAACCTGCTCCTCGCCGAACGCTACGAAGCCCTGGGGCTGAACAGCGTCGACGCGCCCGTCGACACCTACCGGGCGCTCCTCGAGGACTGGGCCGGCGAGGCCGAGGACCTGAGTGACCGAATCCGAGCATGGGATCTCGCCACCTGGTGGCCGACGATCAGAGAGCACAACCCACGCATCGGTCCATCGACGCAGCGCTTCGTCAACGAGTGGGTCGCGATGGTTCGCGACGGCGGCCGCACACGCATCGCCGACCACGTCGGAGCGCGCGACCTGATCGCCCACCGCGAGAAGATCCAGAAGAAGGCACAAGCTCGCCTCACCAACGAACGCCTCCTCCGTTCGTGGAACGGATCGTCGGGCGCTGCTCAGCTCGTCTATCGCTGGCCCCTCGTCCGCACGCTCGTCACCGACGTCGTGACCGCCCTTCACTCCGACGATGCTGCCGCCTGA
- a CDS encoding DEAD/DEAH box helicase family protein, with amino-acid sequence MSSQGFTAEPILRNLTKFQRATVEHIMRRYFDDLEPTRRFLTADETGLGKSHVARGVVASLIERLQTDESVDRIDIVYVCSNADIAEQNLSRLNVTGEDHLPFASRLTLLAKESHRLRAAAQQGLKPVNLVSFTPGTSFDRGQRSGAAEERALLYLILRQELDLDERTARQARVLLRYRKAAKPFEYEIDVLARHIERNGHLDESIVVPFLAAIRNDGLDRRLLRMCDAIGQRRTLAGDEWEPARDLISDLRGALAQASVHCLEPDLVILDEFQRFRHLLDPESGAAAELAHDLFDHADARVLLLSATPYKPFTYAEERLDGDDHQRDFLATLQFLAGGEPAPVDRLRHLFADLRAAAVTGRDPVEITDELRRELLQLMCRTERPTADELDMLDERHVPADQLEPADIVDVAALRALARELDCPFSIEYWKSAPYFVNFSEGYRLGNALRDALAGDETSQPRELAALRHTRRIDRQAVEAGEPFDPGNARLRSLVAETAGDAWWQLLWMPPSLPYLEPSGAYARDDADQLTKRLIFSSWAATPTAIAAILSHHAQRHTTPKDGGIHARLDFRLTPDGRPGAMTSLTLFWPNPALATRCDPLALVAGAGGRPLSAEEVEGRAAAQLDGVPDDGDGHSTTVDAWYWRAPLLLEGATPDMGVDDIVGALSGDAAADPSEEHDADAKDPTRLRRHVEHALHAADVEQPERRPADLRRTVAAIGLHAPANAAYRAIGRQLTEGHSVSPAAHWTAAATIANGFRALFNRPDVALLLDQLHPGLVYWRAVVAYCAAGNLQAVLDEYLHHQTRTITGGSPLSDEPLLRVAGQVRDAIAMRPARYTAFDPDNPATPIPLMSRFALRYGNRRQTEGDVRQPQVRNAFNSPFWPFVLASTSVGQEGIDFHWWCHSVLHWNTPSSPVDFDQREGRVHRYAGHAIRKNIAARHRASMLAPGVRDPWDVGFAAAVEHRDQLGDLTPHWVYPGPAKVQRITAPYPLSIDHDRLQRLKDDVALYRLTLGQPRQEDLLGLLRRQGIAGSDDTAARLRLDLSPPTPDR; translated from the coding sequence ATGAGCTCCCAGGGCTTCACGGCCGAACCGATCCTCCGGAACCTCACCAAGTTCCAGCGGGCGACGGTCGAACACATCATGAGGCGGTACTTCGACGACCTCGAGCCCACACGACGCTTCCTCACAGCCGACGAGACCGGCCTCGGCAAGTCCCACGTCGCACGTGGTGTGGTCGCGTCCCTGATCGAGCGGCTCCAGACCGACGAGAGCGTCGACCGGATCGACATCGTCTACGTCTGCTCCAACGCCGACATCGCCGAGCAGAACCTGTCGCGCCTGAACGTCACCGGCGAGGACCACCTTCCCTTCGCCAGCCGTCTCACCCTCCTGGCCAAGGAGTCACACCGGCTCAGGGCCGCTGCGCAGCAGGGGCTCAAGCCTGTGAACCTCGTGTCGTTCACCCCCGGCACCTCGTTCGACCGCGGTCAGCGGTCTGGCGCCGCTGAGGAGCGCGCCCTGCTGTACCTCATCCTCCGCCAGGAGCTGGATCTCGACGAACGCACGGCGCGCCAAGCCCGGGTGCTCCTGCGGTACCGCAAGGCGGCGAAGCCGTTCGAGTACGAGATCGACGTGCTCGCACGACACATCGAGCGCAACGGTCACCTCGATGAGTCGATCGTCGTGCCGTTCCTCGCCGCTATCCGCAACGACGGTCTCGATCGACGCCTCCTCCGCATGTGCGACGCGATCGGGCAGCGTCGGACGCTCGCCGGTGACGAGTGGGAGCCCGCACGCGACCTCATCAGCGACCTGCGGGGCGCCCTGGCCCAAGCGAGCGTCCATTGCCTCGAACCGGACCTCGTCATCCTCGACGAGTTCCAGCGCTTCCGGCACCTGCTCGACCCTGAGAGCGGTGCCGCCGCGGAGCTCGCACACGACCTGTTCGACCACGCCGACGCACGCGTCCTCCTCCTCTCGGCGACGCCGTACAAGCCGTTCACCTACGCCGAGGAGCGCCTCGACGGTGACGACCACCAGCGCGACTTCTTGGCGACGCTTCAGTTCCTCGCCGGCGGGGAACCCGCTCCGGTCGATCGTCTACGCCACCTGTTCGCCGATCTGCGCGCGGCGGCCGTCACGGGTCGTGATCCTGTCGAGATCACCGACGAGCTGCGACGCGAGCTCCTGCAGCTCATGTGCCGCACCGAGCGCCCAACCGCCGATGAGCTCGACATGCTCGACGAGCGCCACGTCCCGGCCGACCAGCTCGAACCGGCCGACATCGTCGACGTCGCGGCCCTTCGCGCCCTGGCGCGTGAGCTCGACTGCCCGTTCAGCATCGAGTACTGGAAGTCAGCGCCGTACTTCGTGAACTTCAGCGAGGGCTACCGCCTCGGGAACGCCCTGCGGGATGCCTTGGCCGGGGACGAGACGTCGCAGCCGCGAGAGCTCGCTGCACTCCGCCACACCCGCCGCATCGATCGACAAGCCGTGGAGGCCGGCGAGCCCTTCGACCCGGGGAACGCCCGACTCAGGTCGCTGGTCGCGGAGACAGCCGGCGACGCCTGGTGGCAGCTGCTCTGGATGCCGCCCTCGCTCCCTTACCTAGAGCCTTCTGGGGCCTACGCCCGCGACGACGCCGATCAGCTCACGAAGCGGCTGATCTTCTCGTCGTGGGCGGCCACACCAACGGCGATCGCTGCGATCCTGAGCCACCACGCTCAACGCCACACGACCCCCAAGGACGGCGGCATCCACGCACGCCTGGACTTCCGTCTGACGCCAGACGGTCGTCCCGGGGCCATGACCTCCTTGACGCTGTTCTGGCCCAACCCGGCGCTCGCCACTCGATGCGACCCGCTCGCCCTCGTCGCCGGTGCAGGCGGACGCCCGCTCTCCGCCGAGGAGGTCGAGGGCCGTGCCGCAGCACAGCTCGATGGCGTCCCGGACGACGGCGACGGCCACAGCACAACCGTCGACGCCTGGTACTGGCGAGCCCCCCTCCTGCTGGAGGGCGCCACGCCGGACATGGGCGTCGACGACATCGTCGGCGCCCTCAGCGGCGACGCCGCCGCGGACCCGTCGGAAGAGCACGACGCCGATGCGAAGGACCCGACCCGCCTTCGGCGCCACGTCGAGCACGCGCTGCACGCCGCCGACGTCGAGCAACCCGAGCGAAGGCCCGCCGACCTCCGTCGAACGGTTGCGGCCATCGGGCTCCACGCACCGGCCAACGCTGCCTACCGCGCCATCGGTCGACAGTTGACCGAAGGGCATTCAGTGAGCCCCGCAGCCCACTGGACGGCAGCCGCCACGATCGCCAACGGGTTCAGGGCTCTCTTCAACCGCCCAGACGTGGCCCTGCTCCTCGATCAGCTGCACCCCGGCCTCGTCTACTGGCGTGCGGTCGTTGCCTATTGCGCCGCGGGGAACCTCCAAGCGGTTCTCGACGAGTACCTCCACCACCAGACCCGCACGATCACCGGCGGTAGCCCGCTCAGCGACGAGCCGCTTCTGAGGGTGGCCGGCCAGGTGCGCGATGCCATCGCCATGCGGCCCGCCCGATACACGGCGTTCGATCCCGACAACCCTGCAACCCCGATCCCGCTGATGTCTCGCTTCGCCCTGCGCTACGGGAACCGTCGCCAGACCGAGGGCGACGTGCGACAGCCGCAGGTCCGCAACGCGTTCAACAGCCCGTTCTGGCCCTTCGTGCTGGCCAGCACGAGCGTCGGCCAGGAGGGCATCGACTTCCACTGGTGGTGCCACTCGGTCCTCCACTGGAACACCCCGTCCAGTCCCGTGGACTTCGACCAGCGGGAGGGACGTGTTCATCGCTACGCCGGACATGCGATCCGCAAGAACATCGCAGCACGACACCGAGCGTCGATGCTCGCGCCTGGTGTTCGAGACCCTTGGGACGTCGGGTTCGCGGCTGCGGTCGAGCACCGTGACCAGCTCGGTGATCTGACCCCACACTGGGTGTACCCGGGTCCAGCCAAGGTGCAGCGGATCACCGCGCCCTATCCGCTGTCGATCGACCATGACCGGCTCCAGCGGCTCAAGGACGACGTCGCGCTCTATCGGCTCACGCTCGGGCAACCTCGCCAGGAGGACCTGCTCGGGCTGCTGCGACGACAGGGCATCGCCGGTTCAGACGACACGGCCGCACGGCTGCGACTCGACCTCTCACCACCGACGCCGGACCGATGA